tttgtttgtttgtttaagttaaattttaaaatccctcccccccacccctgcTATCCTccatctgcagggcaggggccaGAGGCAGATTCCCAAGCAGGAACTTCTGCCACGTGTCAgggcctgctgctcctgcactgccctcccctcctgtgcctgcagctctgctgcactccACAGCTCTGGTAATGGCTCCTTACAGCCGTGCAAACTGGAGTTAAACCAGGATCCTCTGAGGAACAGTCCCAAGGGATTTTGTCTCACACAGAACAACTGtgcaaatgttttgcttttattaggCAAATGCTGCAGATGGACAAACTGATCCCCTTGGGAAAGCCTTGGGGAGGGAGGCAATGCCAGCCCAAGGTTCCCAGGGGCAGTGGTCACTCCTCTACAGGGGCAGAGCTTTTGCCCCTCCTGAGGGCTTGGTGAGGTAGAAAGTGGCTGTGCCACTGTATTTCTCCTGAAAAACAAGAGGAGCAGTTGAGGCTGGggttctggggctgggggatgccagagctgggggaaaGGCCCTGCTGGTCAGTTCCACACTCACTCTACCTCCACTCTTCACTTTAACTCCTGCTCATGTTTCCTCTCTCCCACCTCTGGCAGAGGCCAAAGGTCTCTCCTCATTTCTGACCCTCCTCTGccccttctttccccctcccccagccaGTTATAGGGTGCACCATGAtctcacagagcagcaaaattATGCTCTCCCTTGTTCACAGGCCCCATGTCCCAACACCCTGATTCTGCTGGAATTTCCAGCTACCTGTGCACACCAAGGAGCTGAGTTAGGGAACACTGGTGATGGCACTGAGCTCTTTCCCAGGCTATAACTGCCACTGTTCAGCTCAGGAGTACCCAAGCTCAGCTCACATCACTTTTCTGTGGATGCATTTGGCCTTCCTGAAGCTCCCCCAGCACCTTTTCATTCCCTTGGTCCTGGGGCAGGGCTCTGTGACTGGCACAGTACGGAACTGCCTGCGAGAGCTCAGTGACATCAACAGACTCAGCGCCATGGATGGGCTCCACCAACCCCAAATGGCTCAGGAGCAACAGttcagcagtgtccctgtgctgtgccccgAGTGTTCCCTTGGCATCTTTCAGTCAGGCTCCCGGGGCTCTTCTGCCACGTACCTGGATGTGCTtctgggctctgtctgcagccccagcctccagcagtgTCACCGTGCAGCCTCCAAAGCCTCCCCCGGTCATCCTGCTGCCATAAACCTCATCGActtccagggctgctgccaccagctcaTCCAGCTCCGGGCAGCTCACTTCATAGTCATCCCTGGAGAGAGGAGAGCCgtgctctgccctgtcctgcacCCTGGGCACAACCACTGCACCCCTGACAGCTCCAGCTTGTGTCCTGGCGCAGCCACCGCCACGGCAGCgatgctgagagctgcagagcctggcccagctctgctgagagggGATCCTCGGTCACGCTCACCTCAGGGAGTTGTGGCTCTCCACCATCAGCCTCCCGAACGTGCTGTagtccctgtgctgcagtgcctctgctgcctgtgctgtccgCGCTATCTCGCCGATGACGTGCCTGGCCCGCCGGAACACCTCAtcccccaggcagcccctggcGTCTGCAGAGACAtttgtgtccctgcagcaaagcctcgcagcctgcaggatgctgcagggctgcatcctgCAACCATCCTGTGCCAAAGCTCCTCCGCCTGCGGCATGCTCTGTCACAGGGTGTGTGCCCACCCGCCCGCCCCAGGTCAGCCCAGGGGGCACCAAGCTCTTGACGCCTCAAGGAGTGACCAGAGACGAGGGGGGCTGTCCCCACCTTCCAGCTCGGCCAGGGTGGCATCCCTGAGGCTGGCCTTGCCGAGAGTCGCCGCTGCCTCCTCGCACTGCCGCCGGCGCGTGGGGTACTCGCTGCCCGTCAGCGTGTGCCGCACGTTGGAGTTGGTGATGAGCACGGCCAGGCTGGCGTCGCTCAGCGGGACAAGCACGGTCTCCagggacctgcagggacagctcagccATGTGCCCGCCCCTCTGCCCGCCCCGGCTCTCAGACGCCTGAGTTCAGGCAGATCCTGAACTACAGAGGCAAAGTCCAGGTGGCTTGGGATTTCATTCGAGCACTTCACTCCCTCCCAAATATTAGTTCCATAATAGACCCTAAGGACCGCGGGAAAGACAACCCAGGCGAGTAGCAGAAAGGTTGCAAGAGGAGGAATCAAGACCAGCAGGAATTCAAGTGCAGGCTGCCCCGCCCCCATGACGAGGTTTTGGGCTGGGTTCAAGGGTTAACCTCTCCCTGCACTCCTGCCCTTAGCTCGTGGCCACAgggccagctcagccccagctgctcaaGGAGGTGGGCACAGCACAGTGAGCTCAGCCACGACCCTGACCTGCAGTCGATGAGCAGCGCGTGGCCCTCCTGGCCCATCACGGATATGAACTGGTCCATGATCCCACAGGGCATCCCAGCAAACGTGTGCTCCGCTTTCTGGCACACCAGTGCCTTGGCTACCAAATCCCCATTatctgtgccacagcagagaCATACAGGttagcagctcctgcagctttgtcccttgcctgggagcaggggaagcaAACATGGAGTTAAAGGGTTGTTTTCCCATGGAATGGGgttttgcagctgcaggtgcttgCTCCTGCACCACTGCACGGCCTCTATGCCAGCCTGGACCCCAGATCCAGCTGGATGTGATAACTGACACTGGTGTTTCAGGTATCTCGATTTTTGGGGCCATTAGGGTGGGGAGAGGATACTCCCAAGGGAACTTCCTATCATCCCCCTGGCCAGCCCCAGGAGTAGTCCATGGATTTTAGAGGTCTGGGCAGGTCAGGCTGGGTGAGCCAGAGGAGCcacacaggcagggcagtgccagctggggAGTTGTTACCCACTCACAGCAGCGTtttcccaggggctgtgggatcTTGCTAAGGGCACCCCcctcatcccagctcccacctggaAACAGATGCCAGGGCCCAGGATGGGCTGCTGCCTtaccagggcagagctgctgcaggaaggtgtAGGTAGCCacctccagagcagctgagctggagaggCCCCCGCCCAGGGGGATGTCACTGGCCACGACAGCGCTGAAGCCTGGCACGGGACCAcctgcaggaagaggagaagagaagggaggaGGGCGGGCATGAGCccttgcagagctgtgtgtgccccaCAGCTCACAGGGAATGGCACAAGGAGCCCCTGTGCAACATTTCAGAACACAGGGTGACCCACAGCAGAGTGTGACTCTGCAGCCCCCCAAGCACAGGGACTTTGGAGCCGAGATTGAGTTTGCTGGAGCCTGgttctggcagagctgcaggattaCACAGACACTAGAAGAGCCCCTGGAGCACTCCCAAAGCTGGATCTGAACACCAGTTCCCTGCAAGGGGGGGCTCTGACCCGCCCCTCAGCCCAGGCCTTACCCGGGTAGTGCTGGATGACGCCCTTGATGTAGTTGGCCCAGTGAGGCTGCCCCgggctcagggagctgctgggacgGGGAGCCAGGAACTGCACCCTGTGGGGCTCATCTGCCTCTGCCGAGGTGGTGACGATGGAGATGGTGTCATCCTGCGTGGGGGATCccaccagcactgtccccagctgcagggcctggaggTGGGGAAGGTGGGCTCAGACCCTGCAGCAccccttggagcatctccacGGATGGCAGGtgacagctgtggctgcttcaGCCCACCCACAGCTGGAGCATCCAAGGGCTCTCTTTaaccccccagagcccccactGCACACTCCAGCTTGGCACAGAATTAAACTTCCTGCCTATTTACCGACCCACAGGGTCAGTCTTTCCACCAAAAGTTGTGCCTGACCCCCCAGCTCGGTGCCGGCTGCTGCCTGTTGGGCTCCGGGGGAGTGGTGACCACGTCAAGAATGGGAGAGGCTTCGGGAAGTTTCCTTGCCTGCCAGGGAATTCAGCTGACCTGCTCCCACGCTCCTCGCCCTCACAGTAATTAGCTGTAGGTTTGATTTAGGACTGAGTGGGGACTTCCCTCTGAGCCAAAGCGGCTCGGAAGGAGCAGGAAGCTCCTGCTGTTCTGAACCATCTCTGCCACCAAAACATCGCTCTCTGGGAACGGGAAGCTGTTTGACGgggctgcagaaaaaaacctctcgGAGGTGTATGGGTGTTTGTTCACACCCCGTGAAGCAGCGAGCAGTTGGTCTGCagggggggctgcagcaggtccGGCCCCGAACCCCGCGCTCCCCGGCAGGGGATCTCAGGGTCCTGGGTGGGTTTTCCTGGAGGGGACATCCCGGAACGGGGGTGGGAAGGCGGTGGCCAAGGACCCCCGGCGGCTGCCAGGAGGACCCGGAAGGGTGACACGGCGAGAGCCCGGGGCCGAGGCGGCAGAGCACGGCCCTTACCATGGGCAGCACGAAGCCATCGTTGTAGTCGGTGTGCTCTCCGATGAGGTTGACCCGGCCGGGGGCCCAAGCTGCCAGCACGGCCGCACCCCCGAAAGCCTCTTCGTGCGCCCGGCGAGCGGCCGCCAGCAGCGGGGACGATACGGGCTCCGGCGGCTTCGCCATGGCCGAGCTGCACCGCCCCGGATGGGTCCCGAACCGCCCCCGAGAGCCCCGCACCGCCCCCGAGGGCCCCGCACCGCCCCCGAGCGCCTCGCACCGCCCCCGAGCGCCTCGCACCGCCCCCGAGCGCACCGCACCGCCCCCGAGAGCCCCGCACCGCCCCCGAGAGCACCGCACCGCACCGCCCCCGAGCGCCTCGCACCGCACCGCCCCAAGCACCCTGCACCGCCCCCGAGCGCCCCGCACCGCCCTCGAGAGCTCCGCACCGCCCCCGAGAGCACCGCCCCTCACCGCCCCCGAGAGCCCCGAACCGCCCTCGAGAGCCCCGCACCGCCCTCGAGAGCACCGCACCGCACCGCCCCCGAGAGCCCCGCACCGCCCCCGAGcgccccgcaccgcccccgAGAGCACCGCCCTGAGGGCACCGCCCCCGACAGCCCCGCACCGCCCCCGAGAGTACCGCACCACCGCTTCTCACGGTCCCGGGAATCGCGGTTCGTGCGCATCCCGGACACGGCGAGCGCTCGCCCTCACACACCCCGTGTGTACCTGGCGGCGGGGCCAGCACCGAAGATTTATAACACATATATCCATATCCCAAAGCCTGTCCTAATACACGTAGAGATAAATACGTGTTTGTTTTGCACGTGTCTCATATATGCAGGTTCTGTCTATGCAATGTATGGAATTTATATATCCGTACAGATCAATAGGTATGTGTGTCACTGTGTTACACCCACGTACATCAGCGTCTGAGCTTTCGTTTAAGTACACGTACACCTGTTTGTGCTTGTGAGGTTCCCCCCGCCCGTGGGGCCGGGCTGCTCCGCTCCGCTCCTGGGGCGGGGCCCGTTCCCGGTTCCCCGTTCCCGGTTCCCGGTTCCTGGTTCCCATCCAGCCGCCGTCGCGGGATCACCTGGCCCTGGGAGACGACGAGCCCATGGCCAGGAAGGAGCCGCTGCTCAGCGCCCTTAAAGGTGAGCGTGGGCCCCCCGGCACCTGTGCGAGCTTCCCCCGGCAGCGCTTGGCCGCGCACCGGTACCGGTCTGACCGGACCGAcggcggggccgcgctgggGCTCCCCGGGCCAGCCCCGCCGCCCGACCGTGGCTTTGAGGAAGTTTCCCGAGTTCCTGCCCAGCGCAGCGGCGGCAGCCGgggagggccgggccgggccgggccggggtgTCGGAACCCCCGCGGGGCCGTGCAGAGCTGTCCCCCCGGTACCCCTCCCCTTTCCCCGGCTGGGCACCCACGGGTGCCGCCGCTCTCTCCTCCCCGCAGGAGGGGTGCTGCGGCTGCGGGAGGGCGGGGGCCCCTGCACGGACACCTCGCCGCACCTCGtgtccctctgccagctgctggagagcatcCTCCGCAAGGGGCTCCGACGTGAGTGACCCTTCGTGCCCGGGCGGGCGGTGGCAGCGTCCCCGGGCCCGCGGCGAGGGGTCTCGCACTCTCTTTCTCCCGCAGAACCGGCCTGGGGCTTCCGCAGGCGGGATTACTGGcactggctggagcagctccccgCGGGGACCAGCGGCCGGTGAGCGCCCCCGAGCTAGACTGGGGTGAAAATCTGAGCTGTGGCGGTGTCTGTCGCGACATGCTCATCCCAAAGAGCCCAGGTGCAGGGAGGACGCTCCGGTGTGCTGCCAAAACTGCTTCCCCTCCCCATGAACAGGCCGGACCTTCTGTCCGTCAGCCTCCGGAGAGCCGCGGGCTGTGAGCGGACGCGGACGGCGCAGGGCCGCGGGCGGCACTTTCTGCGCTTGGCCCTGCAGGGGAAGGTGCTGGCGGTGGCCGTGAGGCAGCTGGCACAGACCCCCCGACTCCTGGAGGTGCGCACCTGGGGGGAGCTGCTACCCACGGGCGGTGGGCTGCGAAACGGAGGCGTAACCTGTTTTGTTTCACTGGCTTTCAGTTTTATGATCCAGGGAGCTCCATCCTCGGCAGTGAAGATCTCCGGGGTAAGATGGTGGCTCACCCGAGGCAGGATGCAGCCTGTGTTATGgcactgcactgctgctgcaggggagggggaagagtccactgtgatttttttaatccaaatttaGTGCTGGAATCTAAATGCATTGCTGCAGtgatggaaaaacaaacaaacaaacatataaatatttaaacatgaTTTGAATCCATCTAAGGTTGGCTTTAGTGGCATGGGATAGGGAAATTTCTTCTGAAGTATCTTCCATGTTATTCATTTGCACCAAGGATTCTGGCTTAAGCAGACCCAGTCTGGCTTTGAGGGGAGGCCGTGTTGGATCGGCGTGGGCTGAGGGGTGGCACGGGGGCTTAAATGGCCTGTACATTGCCTTAACAGGCTGCAGCACTCCATCCATCCACAGCCAGGCTCCTTGGGGGGCCAGGCCAGGGTGGAAGCCTTTAATCTTTTGATTATGATAAATAACCCCATGTTAAAGCTGTACATCAATGGTTTAGAAATCACCCGTGCTGCTGGTGCATGAGCAGATTGCAGACCTGGCAGTGTGATTGCAAGGCTTGTGTAGGAGAGCCTGGGCAGCTTTGCTGTGCTTCTAAGGGGAGAAATAGTCAGTAGCATTTGCTGCAATCTTTGTctgaattttgggaaaaaaggtACCAAGCTgcacctgtgccagcagtgcGAGCCTGGGAtgagcctccagcagcacttgGGTGCATGGTGCTGGGATGCTCTCAAGGCCTCACTCCCAGGACTCATCAGTTACACTGCAAATGGCTTTATTCTGTGCTCTGCCGTGCCCCtgtgaggctgtggctgccaggagccctgcagtgacactgcctctctctccatccccatccctctgcagagcctttcctctcgctgctgctggtgctgacaGAGATAGATTTCTCCCTGGACCTGCAGGTGCAGTGGTGAATCAGTGGGGTGGTGACCGGCACAGGGCTGCCAACGTGGGGCCCTGGCCCCTTCCCTGACAGGACCAATGGCGCTGACACTCCTTTGTTTGCAGAATTGCAGCTTCTTGGAcgagagctggctgctgccgGTAAGAGCCCTTCGCTCCCGGGAGCCGTCCTTCTGCCACCTGGCCCTCCCTGGAAAGTCAAATGAGGAAGATAAGGAACGGTTTGGTGGGGAGGGATTGCCATGCACCCCGGAGTGAATTGGCTCAGGCTCaccaggatgagcagagctgcctctgctaTCGAGGTTGGATCCTGCTGGGTACCTGCAGCATCACCAGGACCAGAtctcagcattcccaggagtAAAACCAAGCAAGAGAAGCACCCAGGCCTGAATCTCTGATATAAGTGAAGTTTTCCCATGCTCCCTTCCCTGATTTCttgccaaaaaaatccccatttccctggGCTGACACAGATTTCGCATCACTTGGTTTCGCTCTTGGTTTGCTCAGtgaaacatcagtgtgttattgAGAACAGCAGGGATGCCTTCATGTCTTTTAACAACGAAGAGCATCCCTCCACCACCTTTTAAACCCAAAAGAATCCCCAAAAAGCTCGAGGCAGCTTTGGGACTGGCCAAGGCATGCACTGAGccgtggtgctgctgcagagcctgggatgCCGCTGGCTTTGGGGCATTTCTGACAGCCAGTGCCCccggcagggctggctgtgctaaTGCGATGTGACAGTGAgtgctgctgcaaacagcagcgCCTTTGGGGAGGGGCAGCTGCGTCCCCCGGCTGCGTGGGGACATGTGGGGTGAGGCAGGAGGGCTCTTCAATGAGTTAAGGGTTTGCTGTTGCTTTGCCATCCCATCCATAGAGCAGCTTTGTCGCTTCAGGGTCTGGGCGCAGCCAAATCCTGAGAGAGGACAGAGACAAGCAGCCACTGAtggtcccagctcagcctggggcaCTGGGACTTGCCTCTCCCTGGGCTCCCGAAGCCCTGGGTTGGCATCGGTGCCAGAAATTATCCAGGGCATGGGGTCCCTTGGATGACCCACAGCCATTGCCACTGTCACCATCCACTCTCTTTCAGGTGTGCAGTACTTATGAGACAGTCCCGTGCCAAACACTGGGGATGGTGCTCAGGTAGGAACTCTTgatcctcctctctcctctctagAGGGATCTGGTCATCACAGCCCTGAAAATGCcccaaaaagggaaataaatatcCTGCTGAGAGCATTGGGTGCTTTTCTTCCAATCAGCTCAGCCTTCCCAGTATCTGCCGTCCATGAGGTGGCTTTTCCCTGCATGAAATGTCATGGATGGTACAAAAGGGGAGCCAGGCAGGGTCCCCGGGGCTGAGCTGAAGCTTGGCTGCACCCCCAGGTACGTGGATGGCCGAGTCTTTGTCACCAAGGTGCTCCCCGAGAGCCAGGCAGAGGTGGACGAGGTGGTGCTGGCCGGTGACATCCTCGATGAGATCAACGGCTGCTCGCTGAGAGACGCCTCCCCCGGGCAGGTGGGTGGGGACAGAGGGCTGGGCTGTCCCCCTCTTCTGccccctgccacccctctgctccttgctccctctaggctggggctgtgctgcagaggctgaagGGACAACCGCTCACCTTCCACCTGCTCCGGTGGCGGTGGCACGACGGGACGGTCTTTGAGCCGCTGCTGCCCTACCTGAAGGccctgaaggagaaggagccccACTTCCAGCTGCAGCGCAGCCCCCGGCACAGGGGCGAGGGGGAGCCCCGGCAGCTGCAGGGGGGCAGGTGGGTCTGTGCCatgggcagtgcccaggctgggctgagcgCCCTGGCACTGGGGTAGCCCTGTGCCCGCACCATCCCAGATCTCTGCTCGAGGCCGTGGGGCCAAGGCTGCCCCCATGGCCTGGAGGTGAGGagggggagggggctgggagcaTCTTCccctgcaaagagcagcaggaggaatgtGTGGGGTCCTTCCTCTGATGCCCCCGAGCCCTttgctccccaggctgctctaCAACCTGCGGTTCCTGGGCCAGACCAGCGTTGGGACGGTGAGGCTGTGGGGCAGAGACCTGCCGGGGGTGAATCACCTGCTCTGGAGTTCTTTTCATGTGTCCAAGGGTGATTCCCTCCTTCCCATTCCATTTCAGTATGGTGGCAAAGAGGTGCTGGAGGGGGCCATCCCTGCCGTGCTGGAGAAGAACTTGGCAGCACGGGTGAGcaacagggctggggacatcctgggaAGGGCTCTGTGAGAGAATGCAGGCCATGGAtattttttccagctccaggtTCACTTGGCTTGGCTGAATATTTGCCACCCCATCAcccctgtggggttttttcaggtCAGAAGCATCTCGGCAGCCAGGATAGGAAAGgacattaaggaaaaaattcaaCCGCGTGCAGGAAAGCACTTGGAAAACTCTGGAAAGGCTAAGCCTGATTCCAGAGGTGCTTTAGGTCACTGTTGTTTGAGCCTCTGGGGGTTGTTTGTGAAGAGATTGAAGTGTGGAAGCACTGGGTGGTGGGGAAAAAggggcagcagagagaaaacttgaaaaagcTGAGGCTGACTGTGCTTCATCACCTCTGCATTTGGATAATCCCTGGTGAGTGTCTGATTAGaaacacagctcagggctgtgctgatcGGGGCTTCTTCCCCCTCATCTCCCCTGCAGGAGGTTTTATTGGATGTGAAGGAGGCAGAAGTCCTTGTGCAGGAGAAGGCTTCTTCCAAGGTGACTGAGTGACATCCGAGGTCTGGGAATCTGGTGGCATGGGGAGCCCAGCTGGAGGGGTCCTGGGGACAGAATAAACCAGGAACCACAGCCCCGAACGCCGGCCCCTTCCTgtcccctgcacagctcctgggccGCCATCCCTACCCCTCCATCTCCTGCGTGGGACGCTGCACGTGGAGCCCCAGGATCTTCGCCTTCTGTGTGGTGTGAGCGCTGCCTGtgggccctggcaggggcacGGAGGGATGTGGCTCTGGGAAAACCTCTGAGCGAGGTCCGGAGCAGCCGCAGGGGCCCTGCTGCGgtgggaggcagggctgggctcggAGCTCGGCTGGATAATGGACGTGTTTCCATTTTTAGCTCTTCCCCCGAGAGCCCTGATGGGAGCACGTTTGACTGCCTGGTGTTTGCATCCAGTTCTGAGCAAGAATGCGAGGAAATCGTCAAGAGAATCGGTAAGGGGAGGGTTTATGGCTTCAGCTAGCATCAGTCACACCGTGGAATACCAGGAATTCTGTTCCGGTCCACCACATGCAGGATCTGACTTAATTCCTTTTGCTGAGGTTACTAAGATGATGAGATATTTCGGTATTTTTCtggtgtgggtttgtttttaaggaCCACTAGacaatgattttattttaagaaacagCTTCTAGGCATACCCAGCTGCTTCATTGTTTCCAGTAAGGACTTGGAGGAAATACCGTTTTCAAGGGATGTTATTTTAAACATACTTCtcttgcaggagctgaggctgctactgcagctcagcaccaaACCAAgcattcacaaaaaaacccctatgacttggaatttttca
This window of the Motacilla alba alba isolate MOTALB_02 chromosome 18, Motacilla_alba_V1.0_pri, whole genome shotgun sequence genome carries:
- the GALK1 gene encoding galactokinase → MAKPPEPVSSPLLAAARRAHEEAFGGAAVLAAWAPGRVNLIGEHTDYNDGFVLPMALQLGTVLVGSPTQDDTISIVTTSAEADEPHRVQFLAPRPSSSLSPGQPHWANYIKGVIQHYPGGPVPGFSAVVASDIPLGGGLSSSAALEVATYTFLQQLCPDNGDLVAKALVCQKAEHTFAGMPCGIMDQFISVMGQEGHALLIDCRSLETVLVPLSDASLAVLITNSNVRHTLTGSEYPTRRRQCEEAAATLGKASLRDATLAELEDARGCLGDEVFRRARHVIGEIARTAQAAEALQHRDYSTFGRLMVESHNSLRDDYEVSCPELDELVAAALEVDEVYGSRMTGGGFGGCTVTLLEAGAADRAQKHIQEKYSGTATFYLTKPSGGAKALPL
- the LOC119709598 gene encoding uncharacterized protein LOC119709598, coding for MAELHRPGWVPNRPREPRTAPEGPAPPPSASHRPRAPRTAPERTAPPPRAPHRPREHRTAPPPSASHRTAPSTLHRPRAPRTALESSAPPPRAPPLTAPESPEPPSRAPHRPREHRTAPPPRAPHRPRAPRTAPESTALRAPPPTAPHRPREYRTTASHGPGNRGSPRPWGRAAPLRSWGGARSRFPVPGSRFLVPIQPPSRDHLALGDDEPMARKEPLLSALKGGVLRLREGGGPCTDTSPHLVSLCQLLESILRKGLRQPAWGFRRRDYWHWLEQLPAGTSGRPDLLSVSLRRAAGCERTRTAQGRGRHFLRLALQGKVLAVAVRQLAQTPRLLEFYDPGSSILGSEDLREPFLSLLLVLTEIDFSLDLQNCSFLDESWLLPVCSTYETVPCQTLGMVLRYVDGRVFVTKVLPESQAEVDEVVLAGDILDEINGCSLRDASPGQAGAVLQRLKGQPLTFHLLRWRWHDGTVFEPLLPYLKALKEKEPHFQLQRSPRHRGEGEPRQLQGGRLLYNLRFLGQTSVGTYGGKEVLEGAIPAVLEKNLAAREVLLDVKEAEVLVQEKASSKLLGRHPYPSISCVGRCTWSPRIFAFCVVSSPESPDGSTFDCLVFASSSEQECEEIVKRIATGFKHTEWFV